The Cohnella abietis genome has a segment encoding these proteins:
- the spoVG gene encoding septation regulator SpoVG: MQITDVRLRRVNSEGRMKAIASITIDNEFVVHDIRVIDGNNGMFVAMPSKRTPDGEFRDIAHPISSGTREKIQAAVLTEYERAAQEEEVMVEGA, translated from the coding sequence GTGCAAATTACAGATGTGAGACTCCGCCGCGTCAATTCGGAGGGGCGTATGAAAGCCATTGCGTCGATCACCATTGATAACGAATTCGTAGTACACGACATTCGCGTCATTGACGGAAACAATGGGATGTTTGTCGCCATGCCGAGCAAACGAACCCCGGACGGAGAGTTTCGCGATATCGCTCATCCAATTTCTTCTGGAACGCGTGAGAAAATTCAAGCTGCAGTATTGACTGAATATGAGCGTGCTGCGCAAGAAGAAGAAGTTATGGTCGAAGGGGCATAA
- the pth gene encoding aminoacyl-tRNA hydrolase, which produces MRWIVGLGNPGAAYVHTRHNAGFMVVDELARRLNINVGTQKCKALIGETRIGDTKVALLKPMTYMNLSGESLRAFMDFYKVKLEDLIVVYDDLDTEVGRIRLRYQGSPGGHNGIKSIIQHTGTQTFNRVRVGISRPEPGMVISDYVLSSFAKSEKESLGKSIEDACDAIEFSLKHSFEQTMAKFNAKG; this is translated from the coding sequence ATGCGATGGATTGTTGGTTTAGGGAATCCGGGCGCTGCTTATGTACATACACGGCATAATGCGGGGTTCATGGTCGTTGATGAATTAGCTCGTCGATTGAATATCAATGTCGGAACGCAGAAGTGTAAAGCATTGATTGGAGAGACACGTATAGGAGATACGAAGGTTGCCCTTCTAAAGCCTATGACCTATATGAATCTGTCAGGAGAATCGCTTCGTGCTTTCATGGATTTTTACAAAGTAAAGCTTGAGGATCTTATTGTAGTGTATGATGATCTGGATACAGAGGTTGGCCGCATACGGCTGAGATACCAGGGTAGCCCTGGAGGGCACAATGGAATTAAATCGATTATTCAGCATACAGGTACACAAACATTTAATCGTGTGCGAGTAGGTATTTCTCGACCTGAGCCAGGAATGGTCATATCGGATTATGTTCTGTCCTCCTTCGCTAAGTCAGAGAAGGAAAGCTTAGGCAAGTCTATCGAAGACGCATGTGATGCGATCGAATTTTCATTAAAGCACTCCTTCGAGCAGACAATGGCCAAGTTTAATGCTAAAGGGTAA
- a CDS encoding 50S ribosomal protein L25, translated as MSSTLMVQARTIASKGDLRNIRSEGKIPGVIYGKGLASPTNISIDAKELALMLRSHANAVIEVDIPGAGKHPVMMAGLQRDALSRQVMHIDFHRINMNEKIKTAARLEITGVSPGEKEGGMLQLILHEVEIECYPKDIPESIFVDVSNLAMGEHLSISDLKLTAGVEVIQDPSTVIVAVLAPQKERTEEQLDAMADEAEEDRKHYEAAQAVDIS; from the coding sequence ATGAGCTCGACACTTATGGTACAAGCACGTACGATTGCAAGTAAGGGTGATCTGCGCAACATCCGTTCTGAGGGTAAGATTCCAGGAGTTATATATGGTAAAGGACTGGCTAGTCCCACTAATATTTCAATAGACGCCAAAGAGCTTGCGTTGATGCTGAGAAGTCATGCGAATGCGGTTATTGAAGTTGACATTCCTGGAGCTGGGAAACACCCTGTAATGATGGCTGGCCTGCAGAGAGACGCACTTTCCCGTCAGGTGATGCACATCGACTTCCACCGAATTAATATGAATGAGAAAATAAAAACCGCTGCACGCTTAGAAATAACGGGGGTTTCGCCGGGAGAAAAGGAAGGCGGAATGCTTCAGTTGATCTTGCATGAGGTAGAAATAGAGTGTTATCCGAAGGATATTCCAGAATCCATTTTTGTGGATGTGAGCAACCTAGCCATGGGAGAGCATCTTTCCATTAGCGATCTGAAGCTAACCGCTGGAGTTGAAGTTATCCAAGACCCATCAACCGTAATTGTTGCGGTATTAGCTCCGCAGAAAGAGCGTACAGAGGAGCAGCTGGATGCTATGGCAGATGAGGCTGAGGAAGACCGCAAGCATTATGAAGCCGCTCAGGCAGTGGATATAAGCTAA
- the rsmA gene encoding 16S rRNA (adenine(1518)-N(6)/adenine(1519)-N(6))-dimethyltransferase RsmA, which translates to MKKPTDKNGVAKKKYGVHTKPYEYNKSTKPEAGSSKAGSATTAPPKDILKEIATSSRTREIIRKHRFTFKKSLGQNFLIDGDVLDQIIAAAGLDETRGALEIGPGIGSLTEQLAKVAGKVTAVEIDRRLIPILEDVMSPYNNVSVVHSDILKTDLKQLWQEQFSGLTGVSVVANLPYYVTTPIIMKLLEERLPLENIVVMVQKEVAERMAAKPGGKEFGSLSIAVQYYCEPELVCIVPGKSFIPAPNVSSAVIKLKRRQEPAVQVADETKYFHVVQTAFAQRRKTLANNLSAFSGKERKGELSDILLKIGIQPERRAETLSLQEFADVYEALAANGMLS; encoded by the coding sequence TATGAGTATAACAAGTCAACCAAGCCAGAGGCTGGATCATCGAAGGCGGGTAGTGCAACAACTGCGCCACCGAAAGATATTTTGAAGGAAATTGCGACCTCCAGTCGGACTCGCGAAATCATTCGTAAGCACCGGTTCACTTTCAAGAAGAGCTTGGGTCAGAATTTTCTGATCGATGGAGACGTGCTAGATCAGATAATTGCTGCTGCAGGTTTGGACGAGACACGGGGGGCTTTGGAGATTGGTCCCGGTATTGGGTCCCTTACAGAGCAGCTTGCCAAAGTAGCGGGAAAAGTAACTGCGGTGGAAATCGACAGGCGCCTTATTCCCATTCTAGAGGACGTCATGTCCCCTTATAATAACGTTAGCGTTGTTCACAGCGACATTCTTAAGACGGATTTGAAGCAGCTTTGGCAGGAGCAATTTTCCGGTTTAACGGGAGTTAGTGTAGTTGCCAATCTTCCGTATTACGTCACGACTCCGATTATTATGAAGCTGCTAGAGGAAAGACTGCCGCTTGAAAATATTGTCGTTATGGTTCAGAAGGAAGTCGCGGAGAGAATGGCGGCTAAACCGGGCGGGAAGGAATTCGGCAGCTTAAGCATTGCCGTACAGTATTACTGTGAGCCTGAACTAGTATGTATAGTGCCGGGTAAGTCATTTATTCCTGCACCTAATGTTAGCTCCGCTGTCATTAAGCTGAAACGGAGGCAGGAGCCTGCTGTCCAAGTGGCGGATGAAACGAAATATTTTCATGTGGTCCAGACTGCTTTCGCACAGCGCCGCAAAACACTTGCCAATAACCTCTCTGCTTTTTCCGGTAAGGAGCGTAAGGGAGAGCTGTCGGATATACTACTGAAAATTGGAATTCAGCCGGAGCGCCGTGCAGAGACGCTTTCTCTGCAAGAGTTCGCTGACGTGTATGAGGCACTTGCAGCGAACGGAATGCTCTCTTAA
- the ispE gene encoding 4-(cytidine 5'-diphospho)-2-C-methyl-D-erythritol kinase, which yields MSKIYVKAPAKINLLLDVIRKREDGFHEVEMIMTMVDLADRLEMEELPRDQIVLSSQVGFIPLDEKNLAFQAAKLIKERYGVKRGVYIHLDKQIPVAAGLAGGSSDAAATLRGLNRLWDLGLSRDELEVLGAELGSDVPFCIRGGTALARGRGEKLESISPPPQCWVILAKPPINVSTADVYGKFRVNDLKEHPSIPAMLDALSRQSFPDMCDSLGNVLEHVTLNRYPEVRQIKDCMIKAGADGVLMSGSGPTVFGLVSKEIKVARVYNALRGFCKEVYVVRMLT from the coding sequence TTGTCGAAAATATATGTGAAGGCACCTGCCAAAATTAACCTGCTGCTGGATGTTATTCGTAAGCGGGAGGATGGCTTTCATGAAGTTGAGATGATTATGACGATGGTCGATCTGGCTGATCGCTTGGAGATGGAAGAGCTCCCGAGAGATCAGATCGTGCTGTCCAGCCAAGTGGGCTTTATACCGCTTGATGAGAAGAATCTCGCTTTCCAAGCCGCTAAGCTTATTAAAGAGCGTTACGGAGTTAAGAGAGGCGTCTATATCCATCTGGATAAGCAAATTCCGGTGGCCGCTGGCTTAGCGGGAGGAAGCAGCGATGCTGCGGCTACGCTAAGAGGTCTTAACCGATTATGGGATCTCGGCCTCTCTAGAGATGAGCTAGAGGTTCTAGGAGCGGAGCTAGGCTCTGATGTGCCCTTCTGCATACGTGGAGGCACTGCCCTTGCCAGAGGGCGCGGAGAGAAGCTAGAGAGCATCTCGCCTCCGCCGCAGTGCTGGGTCATACTAGCTAAGCCGCCGATTAATGTGTCGACCGCAGATGTGTATGGGAAATTCCGAGTTAACGATCTGAAGGAGCATCCGTCTATCCCGGCCATGCTGGACGCTCTGTCGCGACAATCCTTTCCTGATATGTGCGACTCCCTTGGCAATGTGCTTGAGCATGTGACGCTTAATCGGTATCCTGAGGTTCGCCAAATTAAGGATTGCATGATTAAAGCTGGAGCTGACGGGGTGTTAATGTCCGGAAGCGGGCCGACTGTATTTGGTCTTGTGTCCAAGGAAATCAAAGTCGCACGGGTTTATAATGCTTTAAGAGGTTTTTGTAAGGAAGTATACGTGGTAAGAATGTTAACATAA
- a CDS encoding small, acid-soluble spore protein, alpha/beta type, translating into MSRRRSVMSEQFKAELAKDLGFYDTVQNEGWGGIRTKDAGNMVKRAIQIAEQAIARPPQS; encoded by the coding sequence ATGAGCCGAAGAAGAAGCGTCATGTCTGAGCAATTCAAGGCGGAGCTTGCCAAGGACCTGGGATTTTACGATACGGTACAGAATGAGGGCTGGGGAGGCATTCGTACTAAGGATGCCGGTAACATGGTGAAACGCGCCATTCAGATCGCTGAGCAAGCGATAGCCCGGCCCCCACAGTCTTAG
- the veg gene encoding biofilm formation stimulator Veg, whose product MAKNALLEIKRSLEPHVGSKIMLRANGGRRKTIERTGVLEEIYPSVFIVKLDQEQHAFKRVSYSYADILTESVEVMLCNDDGQVRINYLSH is encoded by the coding sequence ATGGCTAAAAACGCTCTTCTAGAGATCAAACGAAGCCTGGAACCGCACGTTGGTTCCAAAATCATGCTCCGCGCCAACGGTGGACGGCGCAAGACCATCGAGCGTACAGGAGTGTTGGAAGAAATCTACCCATCGGTTTTCATTGTTAAACTGGATCAGGAACAGCACGCGTTTAAGCGGGTTTCGTACAGTTATGCTGATATTTTGACTGAATCCGTGGAAGTTATGCTGTGCAATGACGATGGCCAGGTTCGCATCAATTATTTATCGCACTGA
- a CDS encoding RidA family protein, with protein sequence MNLKIVSTSDAPAAIGPYAQAVRYGQLLFTSGQIPLTPAGELVVGTIQEQTHQVLDNLKAVLAAEGAGFQDVIKTTVFLKDMNQFAEFNLVYASYFGDHTPARSTVEVARLPKDVFVEIELIAAINVETVRN encoded by the coding sequence ATGAATCTTAAAATTGTTTCTACTTCAGATGCTCCTGCCGCAATCGGCCCTTATGCGCAAGCTGTTCGATATGGTCAATTACTATTTACTTCGGGACAAATTCCTCTAACGCCTGCAGGAGAGCTTGTCGTAGGCACGATTCAGGAGCAAACTCACCAAGTGCTGGATAATTTGAAAGCGGTTTTAGCAGCTGAGGGAGCTGGCTTCCAAGATGTAATTAAAACGACTGTTTTCTTAAAGGATATGAATCAATTTGCTGAGTTCAACTTGGTCTATGCATCGTACTTTGGAGACCATACTCCAGCCCGTTCAACCGTAGAAGTGGCAAGGCTTCCAAAGGATGTTTTTGTCGAAATAGAATTGATTGCGGCGATTAATGTCGAAACTGTCAGGAATTAA
- the purR gene encoding pur operon repressor yields the protein MKKLKRSARLVEMTQYLLARPHTLISLTAFAERYQSAKSSISEDLAIIKEVFEDEGIGELNTLAGAAGGVRFVPKCRKDQALEKIISICRELEQPDRLLPGGYLYMTDLLGQPAMMQEVGRMFASAFSDRNIDVIMTVETKGIPLAHATAQYLNLPVVIVRRDHKVTEGSAVSINYVSGSTKRIQTMSLARRALKEASRVLIIDDFMKAGGTIQGMVDLLHEFRAVVAGVGVFVESGEVDNEERLLHDYVSLARLTEVDLKSRQINVQPGNFF from the coding sequence TTGAAAAAATTGAAACGCAGCGCTAGGCTCGTGGAGATGACGCAATATTTATTGGCCCGTCCTCATACGTTAATTTCTCTAACAGCATTCGCCGAACGGTATCAATCTGCTAAGTCTTCTATTAGCGAGGATTTAGCGATTATTAAAGAAGTATTCGAGGATGAAGGAATTGGCGAGCTTAATACTTTAGCTGGGGCAGCTGGGGGTGTACGTTTCGTTCCCAAGTGTCGCAAGGATCAGGCATTAGAGAAGATCATTTCGATTTGCCGCGAGCTAGAGCAGCCGGATCGGCTGCTCCCGGGCGGTTACTTATATATGACAGACCTGCTTGGACAGCCTGCTATGATGCAAGAGGTAGGACGGATGTTTGCATCTGCATTCTCAGATCGGAACATTGACGTCATCATGACGGTTGAGACGAAAGGGATACCGCTCGCACATGCTACAGCCCAGTATTTGAACCTGCCGGTTGTCATTGTGCGTAGGGATCATAAAGTGACGGAAGGCTCTGCCGTTAGCATTAACTACGTTTCTGGCTCAACTAAACGCATCCAAACGATGTCACTCGCTCGCCGTGCACTTAAGGAAGCTTCGCGTGTTCTCATTATCGATGACTTCATGAAGGCCGGAGGAACGATTCAAGGAATGGTCGATTTACTCCATGAATTCCGGGCAGTTGTTGCTGGAGTCGGAGTATTCGTAGAATCTGGCGAGGTAGACAACGAGGAGCGTTTGCTGCATGATTATGTCTCGTTAGCCCGGTTAACAGAAGTGGATTTGAAATCACGTCAAATTAATGTGCAGCCAGGAAACTTTTTCTAA
- a CDS encoding ribose-phosphate diphosphokinase, translating to MSYSESKLKIFSCSSNPKLANEIAKYIGVELGKAEMNKFSDGEIHIRLDDSVRGSDVYVIQSTSAPVNDHLIELLVMVDALKRASAKTINVVIPYYGYARQDRKARSRDPITAKLVANLIEKAGAHRVIAMDLHAMQIQGFFDIPVDHLLGVPILGDYFHEKGLPLPVVVSPDHGGVVRARRLADTLQAPLAIIDKRRPEPNVVEVMNIIGDVAGRTAILIDDIIDTAGTIALAAKALKEAGAKDIYACCTHPVLSGPAIERLEASPIVEIVVTDTIALHEPIGTSKLRVLSVAPLMGEAIVRIHKHQSISKLFEPHA from the coding sequence ATGTCATATTCGGAATCGAAGTTAAAAATATTTTCTTGCAGCTCTAATCCCAAGCTGGCAAATGAGATAGCCAAGTATATTGGTGTTGAGCTTGGTAAAGCTGAGATGAACAAGTTTAGCGATGGAGAAATTCATATACGGTTAGATGATAGTGTCAGAGGAAGCGACGTATATGTTATTCAATCAACCTCTGCTCCAGTTAATGATCATCTAATTGAACTGCTTGTTATGGTAGATGCTCTTAAACGAGCGTCTGCCAAGACGATTAATGTCGTGATTCCTTATTATGGTTATGCTCGTCAAGACCGCAAGGCCCGTTCGCGTGATCCGATTACTGCGAAATTGGTAGCTAATCTGATTGAAAAGGCAGGAGCCCACAGAGTGATTGCTATGGATCTGCATGCGATGCAAATTCAAGGCTTCTTCGACATTCCAGTTGACCACCTGCTGGGCGTTCCTATTCTTGGGGATTATTTTCATGAGAAGGGCTTACCTTTGCCAGTTGTTGTCTCACCAGATCATGGTGGGGTTGTTCGGGCACGGAGATTGGCAGACACCCTTCAGGCGCCTCTCGCTATCATTGATAAACGTAGGCCCGAGCCGAATGTTGTTGAGGTCATGAATATTATTGGGGACGTAGCGGGTCGCACAGCTATTCTAATTGATGACATTATCGATACAGCGGGTACGATTGCGTTAGCTGCTAAAGCGTTAAAGGAAGCGGGAGCGAAGGACATATACGCATGCTGTACGCATCCTGTTCTCTCTGGACCGGCCATAGAGCGTCTTGAGGCTTCTCCAATCGTTGAGATCGTTGTGACGGATACAATTGCTCTTCATGAGCCAATCGGAACCTCTAAGCTACGAGTATTATCTGTTGCTCCGCTTATGGGTGAAGCGATCGTGCGTATTCATAAGCATCAGTCTATTAGTAAGCTGTTTGAGCCTCATGCGTAA
- a CDS encoding anti-sigma-F factor Fin family protein, translated as MAVNYICRHCSMSLGRFEDADVPEYRLGLHFLTPEERKRIIAYNSNGDVTVRVICEYCSQTLDAHPELALLSNPLQ; from the coding sequence ATGGCTGTGAACTATATTTGCCGACATTGCAGTATGTCACTCGGACGGTTTGAGGATGCAGATGTTCCAGAATATCGTCTGGGCTTGCATTTCTTGACCCCCGAAGAGCGAAAGCGTATAATAGCGTATAATTCCAACGGGGACGTGACCGTACGGGTAATATGCGAGTATTGCAGTCAGACCTTGGACGCTCATCCGGAGCTCGCCTTGCTGTCTAATCCACTGCAATAA
- the glmU gene encoding bifunctional UDP-N-acetylglucosamine diphosphorylase/glucosamine-1-phosphate N-acetyltransferase GlmU, with protein sequence MKKMAIVLAAGQGKRMKSKLYKVLHAVCGKPMVSHVLDAVRGASCERSIVIVGHGAEAVQSTLGVGGSIEYALQAEQLGTGHAVMQAKPMLEDEEGVTIVICGDTPLVRSETVEAMIALHLQQGASATILTAELNDPAGYGRIVRGADNGVLRIVEHKDCSVEEAAIKEINTGTYCFDNRKLFQALNQVTNTNAQGEYYLTDVIGILQSEGNAIAAYLVDDPAEAIGVNDRIALGEAERFMRLRINRGHQVNGVTLIDPQNTYIESEVKIGADTIIYPGTILRGQTSIGSDCIIGPASELQDSSVGDGTTIRQSVTEGAEIGEGCNIGPYAYLRPGTKLGQNVKIGDFVEIKNTVIGDGSKVPHLSYVGDAVVGSNVNIGCGAITANYDGYNKSKTEIGDNAFVGSNSNLIAPVKIGSGAYIVAGSTITHNVSDNDLAIARQRQVNKPGYAEKIRARARIKKEEKQSD encoded by the coding sequence ATGAAGAAAATGGCGATCGTGCTTGCTGCAGGACAGGGCAAGCGCATGAAATCGAAATTATATAAGGTGCTGCACGCTGTTTGTGGAAAACCAATGGTTAGTCACGTTCTAGATGCGGTTCGCGGAGCTTCCTGCGAGCGCTCAATCGTTATTGTAGGTCATGGGGCCGAAGCGGTTCAAAGCACCCTCGGAGTTGGGGGATCTATTGAATATGCTCTACAAGCCGAGCAATTGGGTACTGGGCATGCCGTCATGCAGGCAAAGCCGATGCTGGAAGATGAAGAAGGTGTAACCATTGTTATATGTGGAGATACACCTCTCGTGCGTTCTGAGACCGTTGAGGCGATGATTGCCCTACATTTACAGCAAGGAGCTTCAGCAACTATTCTGACTGCTGAATTGAATGATCCAGCAGGGTATGGTCGGATTGTGAGAGGTGCGGACAATGGTGTGCTTCGCATCGTAGAGCATAAAGATTGTTCGGTAGAAGAAGCCGCAATTAAAGAAATTAATACCGGAACTTATTGCTTCGATAATCGTAAACTATTTCAAGCGCTGAATCAGGTAACGAATACGAATGCTCAGGGTGAATATTACTTAACTGATGTTATTGGGATCTTGCAAAGCGAAGGTAATGCTATAGCTGCTTATTTAGTAGATGATCCCGCTGAAGCTATCGGGGTAAATGACCGCATTGCGCTTGGAGAAGCGGAGCGGTTTATGCGATTGCGTATTAATAGGGGTCACCAAGTAAACGGAGTTACCTTAATAGATCCTCAGAATACTTATATTGAGTCTGAAGTAAAGATTGGAGCAGATACGATAATCTATCCAGGAACTATCCTTCGTGGTCAGACTTCAATTGGATCAGATTGTATCATTGGGCCAGCATCAGAGCTTCAAGACTCGAGTGTAGGCGATGGAACAACCATTCGCCAATCAGTAACTGAAGGCGCGGAAATCGGAGAGGGCTGTAATATTGGTCCTTATGCGTATCTGAGGCCGGGAACAAAGCTTGGACAGAACGTCAAAATTGGTGATTTCGTCGAGATCAAGAACACAGTTATCGGAGATGGTAGCAAAGTACCTCACTTGAGCTATGTTGGAGATGCGGTTGTCGGTTCTAACGTCAATATCGGTTGTGGCGCGATTACAGCCAACTACGACGGGTATAATAAATCAAAGACAGAAATTGGCGATAACGCGTTCGTTGGCAGTAACTCCAATCTCATTGCTCCTGTTAAGATCGGTAGCGGAGCTTACATTGTAGCGGGGTCAACGATCACGCATAATGTTTCTGATAACGATCTGGCGATCGCACGCCAGCGTCAGGTTAACAAGCCAGGCTATGCAGAGAAGATTAGGGCACGTGCTCGCATTAAAAAAGAAGAGAAACAAAGTGACTAA
- the yabG gene encoding sporulation peptidase YabG, translated as MNQGDLVIRKSYGGDVLFRVAAFAADQAVLRGMDYRLLADSPVHDLQTVRNPDELGGTRQARIHANESLRRMSEERKRQTGHMGFPSALDDRRQPFFELPGKVLHLDGDANYLKKSMQVYNQLNVPAEGVHCHESQMPQVLLRLLPQYHPDIVVITGHDGVLKQRKDLQQLSSYKNSLNFVQSVNVARDYERNRDSLVIVAGACQSHFEALLEAGANFASSPGRIMIHALDPVYVAVRASFTPFRDTINITDVIAHTISGRQGVGGIETMGRYRIGVPNLKAVDSEQNVNIV; from the coding sequence ATGAACCAGGGGGATCTAGTCATTCGTAAATCCTATGGCGGAGATGTATTGTTCAGAGTCGCGGCATTCGCTGCAGATCAAGCTGTGCTCAGGGGCATGGACTACCGCTTGCTCGCTGACTCGCCTGTCCACGATCTTCAAACAGTGAGGAATCCGGACGAGCTCGGTGGGACGCGCCAGGCGCGCATACACGCGAATGAGTCCCTTAGAAGAATGAGTGAGGAACGCAAGCGGCAAACGGGCCATATGGGGTTCCCATCGGCTCTAGACGATCGGCGACAGCCGTTCTTTGAATTGCCAGGTAAAGTTCTTCACTTAGACGGCGACGCTAATTATCTCAAAAAAAGCATGCAGGTCTATAACCAACTAAATGTTCCTGCTGAGGGTGTGCATTGTCACGAGTCCCAGATGCCGCAGGTTCTGCTTCGTTTGCTTCCGCAATACCATCCGGACATTGTAGTCATAACTGGACATGATGGGGTGCTCAAGCAACGTAAGGACCTGCAACAGCTAAGTAGCTACAAAAATTCGTTGAATTTTGTACAGTCGGTTAATGTTGCCAGAGATTATGAGCGCAATCGTGATTCGCTGGTTATCGTAGCCGGAGCCTGCCAATCTCATTTCGAGGCGCTGCTGGAAGCAGGGGCTAATTTTGCTAGCTCACCAGGGCGTATTATGATTCACGCGCTAGACCCTGTGTACGTGGCCGTGAGAGCGTCTTTTACACCGTTCCGGGATACAATTAACATTACGGACGTTATTGCCCATACAATTAGTGGGAGGCAAGGTGTGGGCGGAATCGAAACAATGGGACGATATCGGATAGGTGTACCGAATCTAAAAGCTGTGGATTCCGAACAAAATGTGAACATTGTGTGA